In the genome of Deltaproteobacteria bacterium, the window CTGTCGTCTTAACCGGCGGGATGCCGGGGAAATTCATCACGCATTACAGCGTGGAAGAGTTAGTCGAGCTGGCAAGCAACCGTGAGGCGATGCGTGTTGCTGGTACTGCCCTCACTACAGGTTATCATGCGATGCTGAAACGTATGCGTGATTTGCCTAAGCCGGTTATTGTCGCGATGAATGGTGACACGATGGGTGGCGGCTTCGAGCTGAGTTTGTCCTGCGATATTCGCATTGGTCAGAAGGCTGATATTCGTTATGGCTTGCCAGAAGTGAAACTGGGAATTTTACCCGGAGGTAGCGGCACGCAACGTTTGTCACGTTTGATCGGTGCGGGCCGTGCGGTTGAGTTTGTCCTGCGTTCACGCGTGGTACGTCCAGAGGAAGCCTTGGCAATGGGGCTGGTTCATGAAGTGGTTGATGATGCCTTAGCTCGGGCAAAAGAGATTGCTGCGGAGATTGCATCTTTTTCGCCGATCGCGGTGTCGCGCGCGAAACATGCGGTCTACGCAGGCAGTGACACACATCTCGCGGCTGGATT includes:
- a CDS encoding enoyl-CoA hydratase, whose amino-acid sequence is MSLWTTEVANHVVVATYLNPPMNYFCAAGAQEFSALIEQWRKPDIRAVVLTGGMPGKFITHYSVEELVELASNREAMRVAGTALTTGYHAMLKRMRDLPKPVIVAMNGDTMGGGFELSLSCDIRIGQKADIRYGLPEVKLGILPGGSGTQRLSRLIGAGRAVEFVLRSRVVRPEEALAMGLVHEVVDDALARAKEIAAEIASFSPIAVSRAKHAVYAGSDTHLAAGLDVESAAFLETMLSEDGLAAMKTYTALPYEKRRDWLEKPTSPEYKGK